The following are from one region of the Deltaproteobacteria bacterium genome:
- a CDS encoding DUF1232 domain-containing protein — protein MKFFKDLIAFIKEVAKDERIPDRDKALLVALVALVVSPFDILPDWIPIFGMLDDIVIIAIVLDYLFNRLDQDILLSHYPWGMKSFINVRRVARVISLLTPALIKDRIWKFQPSIYKS, from the coding sequence ATGAAATTTTTTAAAGATCTTATCGCATTCATAAAAGAAGTGGCGAAGGATGAGCGCATTCCGGACCGCGATAAAGCTTTGCTGGTTGCACTCGTCGCTTTGGTCGTATCGCCCTTTGATATTCTTCCCGATTGGATTCCTATTTTCGGGATGCTTGATGACATTGTAATCATCGCGATTGTTTTGGACTATCTGTTCAATCGCCTAGATCAAGACATTCTGCTTTCGCATTACCCATGGGGAATGAAGAGCTTTATCAACGTCAGGCGCGTGGCGAGAGTGATCTCGCTTCTTACGCCTGCGTTGATCAAAGACCGAATTTGGAAGTTCCAACCTTCGATCTATAAGTCCTAG
- a CDS encoding general secretion pathway protein GspD, giving the protein MVSASLSVASTFEPQTFDKSVKITLKHKDQEVGEMIETFAKASKKTFVVDPGVRGKVSVFAPEPVGLDEAFDLLSTSLALNGYAIIEHADRYVVMASRNAQRSSIPTLTEIKSVKPERYVTLIMTLNHIPVTEINKNLRILPSKDGEMTALIESNQLLITDYISNVNRIAGIVKILDQPLPAGMTKVVKEGKARDAADRAAWQARQMKEQVKELKMEATQVKTAPMKSN; this is encoded by the coding sequence TTGGTTTCTGCAAGTCTTTCTGTCGCTTCTACCTTTGAACCACAAACGTTCGATAAGTCAGTCAAAATCACTCTCAAGCATAAAGACCAAGAAGTCGGTGAGATGATTGAGACCTTCGCCAAAGCGTCGAAGAAAACTTTCGTCGTCGATCCGGGAGTTCGCGGTAAAGTTTCTGTCTTTGCTCCAGAGCCCGTTGGTCTTGATGAAGCGTTTGATCTTCTTTCGACATCGCTTGCGCTGAATGGCTATGCGATCATCGAACACGCCGATCGTTATGTGGTCATGGCCTCACGAAACGCGCAACGAAGTTCGATCCCAACTTTGACAGAAATTAAATCAGTAAAGCCCGAGCGTTATGTGACTTTGATCATGACTCTGAACCACATTCCCGTGACCGAAATAAATAAGAATCTCCGCATCCTTCCGTCAAAAGATGGCGAAATGACGGCATTGATTGAATCTAACCAACTGTTGATCACGGACTACATTTCCAACGTGAACCGGATAGCCGGAATCGTAAAGATTCTTGATCAGCCACTTCCCGCAGGAATGACGAAAGTCGTAAAAGAAGGAAAAGCTCGCGACGCGGCCGACCGCGCTGCATGGCAGGCGCGCCAGATGAAAGAACAAGTGAAAGAACTAAAAATGGAAGCGACGCAGGTGAAAACTGCGCCAATGAAATCTAACTAG
- a CDS encoding PspC domain-containing protein: MVVNSSSPRFLRQEGVIAGVAAGIAADFKADVILVRIAWVAAVCLGFGFILYPILWIALPKASDPNLGNEGRLMGVCNQVARRWGQPVGLVRLLALAVFLMSGGTAIFGYLLTYLILGKDASAPATK, encoded by the coding sequence ATGGTCGTAAATTCAAGTTCGCCACGGTTTCTTCGCCAAGAAGGTGTCATCGCCGGAGTTGCTGCCGGGATCGCTGCGGACTTTAAAGCAGATGTGATCCTAGTTAGGATCGCTTGGGTAGCGGCTGTTTGTTTGGGGTTTGGATTTATTCTTTATCCGATTCTTTGGATCGCGCTGCCAAAGGCTTCTGACCCGAATTTAGGTAACGAAGGCCGCTTGATGGGCGTTTGTAACCAAGTCGCACGCCGCTGGGGTCAACCAGTCGGTCTGGTCCGTCTTCTTGCTCTCGCGGTTTTCCTGATGAGCGGCGGAACAGCGATCTTTGGTTATTTGCTGACGTACTTAATTCTTGGCAAAGACGCCTCTGCCCCAGCCACAAAGTAA
- a CDS encoding TIGR02147 family protein: MTPMMKSTRPPLSNLPQRKLYSLLKNEFDEKRARNPRFSLRAYAKLLGLSAATLSRIFNGRRSISKKAAAHLMRRLQVDKPLLAASLNTENSDQQPSEVSFTQLDADQIALLSDWYHFAVLSLAETRGFKSEIAWISERLGITKTEAEAAVRRLERLQLLDRTAQGKLRASGRQFTTTDRVRNLGVRRTNRQFLQLASDVLDKLDDTAWFVASDFSGMTMVADPRRIIEANRRIRIFRRRLCAYLEGGEKKEVYRLAIQLFPLTQQRESL, encoded by the coding sequence ATGACACCCATGATGAAATCCACGCGACCTCCGCTCTCGAATCTTCCGCAGCGCAAGCTCTATTCGCTTTTGAAAAACGAATTTGACGAAAAGCGGGCGCGAAATCCGCGATTTTCACTTCGGGCGTATGCCAAACTTCTGGGGCTCAGTGCGGCGACGCTTTCTCGCATTTTCAACGGAAGACGATCGATTTCAAAAAAGGCGGCAGCACATCTTATGCGGCGACTACAAGTAGATAAACCTCTGCTGGCAGCAAGTTTAAACACCGAGAATTCCGACCAGCAGCCAAGTGAAGTATCGTTTACGCAGCTTGACGCCGATCAAATTGCTTTGCTTTCTGATTGGTACCACTTCGCCGTTTTATCACTTGCAGAAACTCGCGGATTCAAATCCGAAATTGCCTGGATTTCGGAGCGACTTGGCATCACGAAAACTGAGGCAGAGGCGGCCGTGAGACGCCTCGAAAGACTTCAGCTTCTTGACCGAACGGCCCAAGGTAAGCTGCGCGCAAGCGGACGCCAGTTTACAACCACCGATAGAGTTCGCAACCTTGGTGTTCGCCGTACAAACCGACAGTTTCTGCAACTCGCAAGTGACGTCCTCGATAAACTTGATGACACTGCGTGGTTTGTTGCTTCTGATTTTTCAGGGATGACAATGGTCGCTGACCCGAGGCGGATCATAGAAGCGAATCGAAGAATTCGGATATTTCGCCGGCGACTTTGCGCCTACCTCGAAGGCGGCGAAAAAAAAGAGGTGTATCGGCTGGCAATACAATTATTCCCGCTGACGCAGCAAAGGGAAAGTCTATGA
- a CDS encoding SDR family NAD(P)-dependent oxidoreductase, which yields MTRRELITKLGSHGLAFGLMAHTWPAKAAPPARPTGNVVLITGTSSGFGEQMALRFARAGDRVYAGQRNLLNAAGTERPEARRLRDLARSENLFLEILSLDVCRDTDRSAAVAEVLKREGRIDILINNVGIIAFTAIETAPTALWRLQMETNVFGPMDLASRVLPAMRAQGSGLIITVSSRVGRITMPGIGLYAASKFALEAAVEAAHYENTPQGISFAMIQPGAFGTRVNANAVQLYRDFTLPLLLRERPEGELHHRQFLAILERNFSSTPARDPAEVAELALQIARLPRSARVLRYPVGDAWERDSLERLNQTLAPFQKTAVEEAGYADWYGP from the coding sequence ATGACCCGTCGCGAACTGATCACCAAACTCGGAAGCCATGGTCTTGCCTTTGGCCTGATGGCCCATACTTGGCCGGCGAAGGCGGCACCTCCCGCTCGCCCAACAGGCAATGTGGTCTTAATCACAGGAACAAGTTCAGGCTTTGGCGAGCAAATGGCATTGCGCTTCGCTCGCGCAGGAGATCGCGTCTATGCAGGTCAGCGAAATCTCTTGAATGCAGCAGGTACCGAGCGTCCAGAGGCGCGGCGTCTGCGCGACCTTGCTCGCAGCGAGAACCTGTTTCTCGAAATCCTGTCGCTTGACGTATGCCGCGATACTGACCGCTCTGCAGCCGTCGCTGAAGTCCTGAAGCGCGAAGGACGTATCGATATATTGATCAACAATGTGGGCATAATCGCTTTTACGGCGATTGAAACTGCGCCGACGGCACTGTGGCGCCTGCAGATGGAAACCAATGTCTTTGGCCCGATGGATCTCGCCAGCCGGGTTTTACCCGCAATGCGAGCGCAGGGCTCAGGCCTGATCATTACTGTGAGTTCACGTGTTGGACGAATCACGATGCCCGGAATCGGACTGTATGCCGCAAGCAAGTTTGCGCTCGAGGCCGCCGTCGAGGCCGCGCATTACGAGAACACCCCTCAAGGAATTTCGTTCGCGATGATTCAGCCCGGAGCATTCGGTACCCGTGTGAACGCCAATGCCGTCCAGCTTTATCGCGACTTCACTTTGCCGCTCCTGCTTCGCGAGCGACCGGAAGGGGAATTGCACCATCGTCAGTTTCTGGCTATTCTGGAGCGCAACTTTTCAAGCACTCCTGCGCGCGATCCGGCCGAAGTGGCGGAACTAGCATTGCAGATAGCACGCCTCCCTCGAAGCGCACGCGTTCTGCGCTATCCGGTTGGCGACGCCTGGGAGCGCGATTCCCTTGAGCGCCTGAATCAAACGCTCGCACCCTTTCAAAAAACTGCTGTCGAGGAAGCCGGCTACGCCGATTGGTACGGCCCCTGA
- a CDS encoding lipocalin family protein, which yields MLKSAVFMVLVSFLVGPAKASQASVLPTVDYVDLKQYVGKWYEVASIPASFQKKCVKNTTAEYRALDFDRIDVINTCEKADGTLNVANGIAHVVNKETQAELKVSFVPFFSFFGWFAGQYKVLALGDQYEYSVVGDDTRGFGWILSRTPTLPLQTLVLLEKKITAAGYDSCQFLTSLQDGGAYSERLPLCELVK from the coding sequence ATGTTGAAATCAGCAGTTTTTATGGTCCTTGTTTCCTTTTTAGTGGGTCCAGCGAAAGCGTCGCAGGCTTCCGTACTTCCAACGGTCGATTACGTTGATCTGAAGCAGTACGTCGGCAAGTGGTACGAAGTCGCAAGTATACCAGCCTCGTTTCAAAAAAAATGCGTGAAGAATACGACTGCTGAATATCGCGCCCTTGATTTTGATCGCATTGACGTCATCAATACATGTGAAAAGGCGGACGGCACGTTGAACGTTGCCAATGGCATTGCCCATGTCGTGAACAAGGAGACTCAAGCCGAACTTAAAGTTTCGTTTGTTCCGTTTTTCAGTTTTTTTGGCTGGTTTGCAGGACAATACAAAGTTCTAGCCCTTGGTGATCAATACGAATACTCGGTGGTCGGTGACGACACTCGAGGCTTTGGCTGGATCCTTTCTCGCACGCCAACGCTTCCGCTCCAGACTTTGGTTTTATTGGAAAAGAAGATCACGGCAGCAGGCTATGATTCGTGCCAGTTTTTGACTTCTCTTCAGGACGGTGGCGCTTATTCCGAGCGACTTCCGCTTTGTGAATTAGTAAAGTAA
- a CDS encoding OmpA family protein — protein sequence MRKSLSLYQISMLALGLLFCYTPRSDANIVGAGTQNFNPITNGLDFATVHSSKTLEPGIVNLGAFLNTAVNSLPYVDTGVQSRTDLNDSLTSSDLNFGVGILPRLDIGFSFPALITQSIDNETGVRGNFVSTGSTEIRANAKWRFLEGPKFGVATVVSTNFQRIRNDPYAGNDSGPTLNFELAGDYLWNLRTITAFNIGVRKRSPGTPIAGSFIEPMGDQFIASAAISYLLEETDTKFIGEVFGAVPLGSQGTNPSRNLTSLEALAGIKQDISQELSLHAGAGTELKQGVSSPDWRVYAGLNYTFGPVWKSGAEVKSRGANGTRERFSVGSILFEFDSDKMINDYPRILSGLVKELKRVSFKKLTIEGHTDSLGRKAYNMELSQRRANSIKNYLVEKEGFDASKIDALGFGPSRPVASNGNYQGRQANRRVEFEVER from the coding sequence ATGCGAAAATCTTTATCCTTATACCAGATCTCAATGCTCGCACTGGGCCTCTTGTTTTGTTACACGCCACGATCGGACGCCAACATTGTTGGCGCCGGAACCCAGAATTTCAATCCGATTACCAACGGCCTCGACTTCGCGACCGTTCATTCATCCAAAACTCTCGAACCCGGAATCGTAAACCTCGGTGCGTTTCTCAACACGGCGGTCAACTCGCTACCCTACGTCGATACTGGGGTACAAAGCCGAACAGATCTGAACGACTCGTTGACGAGTTCAGATCTCAATTTCGGCGTCGGAATTTTACCTCGTCTGGATATTGGTTTCAGCTTCCCCGCCCTGATCACGCAATCGATCGACAATGAAACCGGAGTGAGAGGAAACTTCGTTTCGACCGGCAGCACCGAAATTCGCGCCAACGCAAAATGGAGATTTCTTGAAGGACCCAAGTTCGGTGTCGCAACGGTCGTTAGCACGAACTTTCAGCGTATTCGAAATGACCCATATGCAGGCAATGACTCTGGTCCCACATTGAACTTCGAACTTGCCGGTGATTATCTTTGGAATCTTCGAACGATCACGGCCTTCAATATTGGGGTTCGAAAAAGAAGCCCCGGCACACCGATCGCTGGATCGTTTATCGAACCGATGGGCGATCAGTTTATCGCTTCGGCTGCGATCAGCTACCTGCTCGAAGAAACCGACACGAAATTCATTGGCGAGGTTTTCGGCGCTGTTCCGCTAGGAAGCCAAGGCACCAACCCGTCGCGCAATCTCACTTCTCTAGAAGCACTTGCCGGAATTAAACAAGATATCTCGCAAGAGTTATCTCTGCACGCCGGGGCCGGGACTGAACTTAAACAAGGTGTCTCCTCCCCAGATTGGCGTGTCTATGCGGGTCTCAACTACACATTCGGGCCAGTGTGGAAATCAGGTGCTGAAGTGAAATCTCGAGGTGCAAACGGCACTCGAGAACGGTTCAGTGTGGGAAGCATTTTATTTGAATTCGATTCCGATAAGATGATTAACGACTATCCAAGAATTCTTTCGGGACTTGTAAAAGAACTTAAGCGAGTGAGTTTCAAAAAACTGACGATCGAAGGCCATACGGATTCCTTGGGGCGCAAGGCTTACAACATGGAACTAAGCCAACGCCGTGCAAATTCGATCAAAAACTATCTCGTCGAAAAAGAGGGTTTCGATGCGTCGAAAATCGACGCTCTCGGCTTCGGGCCATCTCGCCCAGTAGCTAGTAACGGAAACTATCAAGGTCGACAAGCGAATCGCCGTGTCGAATTTGAAGTCGAGCGCTAG
- a CDS encoding CBS domain-containing protein: MFNFAVAGTLERYQPIQREPAIRPVDQARAAKKVGSLETGNEDVNFEFPEESPQTLPTKPLAVRGYVTNASSSQPQQRKRAWIVADLMTKSVKTLRSHDSISTAKTLLEGSGFRHIPIINTTKLIEGLVSDRDLLRQSTDIVSAPLAPISTIMTTRVLTCFPETPLRLAAHTMLEEGFSSLPVVDPQGVLLGILTTGDILKALVNEAPVEIWA, encoded by the coding sequence ATGTTTAATTTCGCTGTAGCCGGAACTCTCGAGCGCTATCAACCCATTCAGCGCGAGCCTGCGATCCGTCCCGTCGATCAGGCAAGGGCCGCGAAAAAGGTCGGCAGCTTAGAGACTGGAAATGAAGACGTGAATTTCGAATTTCCAGAGGAGAGCCCGCAGACTTTGCCCACAAAGCCGCTTGCGGTGAGGGGCTATGTTACGAATGCATCTTCCAGCCAGCCCCAGCAAAGAAAACGGGCCTGGATCGTTGCGGATCTCATGACGAAGTCTGTGAAGACATTGCGGAGTCATGATTCGATTTCAACCGCAAAGACTCTTCTCGAGGGAAGTGGCTTTCGACACATTCCAATCATTAACACAACGAAGTTAATAGAGGGATTGGTCTCGGATCGGGATCTCTTGCGTCAAAGCACGGATATCGTAAGTGCGCCGTTGGCGCCGATTTCCACCATCATGACAACGCGAGTACTTACTTGCTTTCCCGAAACCCCTCTTCGTCTGGCCGCACACACAATGCTAGAAGAAGGCTTTTCATCGCTGCCAGTGGTCGATCCCCAGGGTGTCCTTCTTGGGATCCTGACCACGGGTGATATCTTAAAGGCGTTGGTGAATGAGGCGCCCGTCGAAATCTGGGCCTAG
- a CDS encoding universal stress protein, protein MNALWLVDIFDKDFKSYDEVANTLRGLGFSQDDQIWCTYLAQESEPNLNLAYDVPKADRLTKLPEGMLAKRIASLKLKGLRVLPSVISTPGISMKSGADRVVADAKTKNADLIVLQTHSRKGFKRLLLGSFAETLIHRSPVSLLILNPKTKAKTSVKRIVYATDLAKSADKSVLKAAEYAKRARAELRLVHVPLPSYDVKFAGQDPEVDAYRKSVPKRLSQLVKIASAGGLKVDSVIAKPNKPISEAIDFEAKRFKADLTAMRSDTGPVESLFLGSVGRSLVRLSTRPVLILRD, encoded by the coding sequence ATGAATGCACTTTGGCTTGTTGACATTTTTGACAAGGATTTTAAATCGTACGATGAGGTAGCAAATACTTTGCGCGGCCTTGGTTTTAGTCAAGACGATCAGATTTGGTGCACGTACCTGGCGCAGGAAAGCGAACCAAATTTAAACCTTGCCTATGATGTTCCAAAGGCCGACCGCCTGACGAAATTGCCCGAAGGTATGCTTGCGAAGCGAATTGCGAGCCTTAAATTAAAAGGCCTGCGGGTTTTACCTTCCGTCATTTCGACTCCTGGCATTTCAATGAAGTCTGGCGCAGATCGAGTTGTTGCCGACGCCAAAACAAAAAATGCCGACCTGATCGTGCTTCAAACACATAGCCGCAAAGGCTTTAAGCGACTATTGCTAGGAAGCTTTGCCGAGACGCTGATCCATCGTTCACCGGTGTCTTTGCTCATCTTAAATCCAAAAACAAAAGCAAAGACCTCAGTGAAGCGAATCGTTTACGCAACGGACCTGGCAAAATCAGCGGACAAATCAGTCCTTAAGGCGGCCGAGTATGCTAAGCGTGCACGCGCCGAACTTCGCTTGGTCCACGTTCCACTGCCTTCCTATGACGTTAAGTTTGCGGGCCAAGATCCTGAAGTTGATGCTTATCGTAAGTCTGTTCCTAAGCGCCTGTCGCAACTGGTAAAGATCGCTTCCGCGGGCGGGCTAAAGGTCGACTCTGTTATCGCAAAGCCGAATAAGCCGATCTCTGAAGCAATTGATTTCGAAGCAAAGCGTTTCAAGGCAGATCTAACGGCCATGAGATCGGATACTGGACCAGTCGAGTCGCTCTTCTTGGGAAGCGTTGGAAGAAGTCTTGTGCGTCTTTCGACACGACCGGTTTTAATTTTACGGGATTAG
- a CDS encoding TetR family transcriptional regulator, which produces MSAISSKEQKQLSVSIAALEVIEAEGLGGVTHSKVARKAGVSRAWIYEYIGNEKSALIEYAADVLASHFARVKLTEIPKTKADLQRLAEEGTDFLFTSVDLNPVIIQLYFRYRGTRNPIGEVILKHEKQWLSKSTKTLVDILGLTKEQAELLTEFILTMRMGYAHRVATSKNTDDVHVRAKQTFQFLFSLVSGLTG; this is translated from the coding sequence GTGTCGGCGATAAGTTCCAAGGAACAGAAGCAACTTAGCGTGTCGATCGCCGCTCTTGAAGTGATAGAGGCCGAAGGCCTTGGGGGCGTGACCCATTCCAAAGTTGCGCGAAAGGCCGGTGTGTCTCGCGCTTGGATTTATGAATATATTGGGAACGAAAAATCGGCGCTCATTGAATATGCAGCAGATGTGCTGGCAAGCCATTTCGCCAGAGTAAAATTGACGGAGATCCCCAAAACTAAAGCCGACCTTCAGCGCCTGGCGGAAGAAGGAACCGATTTTCTATTTACATCTGTCGATTTAAACCCCGTGATCATTCAGCTCTATTTCCGATATCGCGGGACAAGGAATCCGATCGGCGAAGTGATCCTCAAACATGAAAAGCAGTGGCTGTCAAAATCCACAAAGACGCTCGTAGATATTCTCGGGCTAACAAAAGAACAAGCAGAGTTACTAACAGAGTTCATTCTAACGATGCGGATGGGCTACGCTCATCGCGTTGCAACTTCGAAAAACACGGACGATGTCCACGTCCGCGCGAAACAAACATTTCAATTTCTATTCTCTCTGGTCTCCGGTTTGACAGGCTAA